A single window of Flagellimonas maritima DNA harbors:
- a CDS encoding DNA topoisomerase IV yields the protein MIKQLCLALLAILCLNCSAPPQRNCKDFKTGEFSFTSVIDGEKKQTTFSRTEEIEIDYFEGKKDTSSIRWINDCEYVLKNINPKSKAEEKSIHIKILTTSDSSYTFEYNAIGDKRRFKGTAFKTN from the coding sequence ATGATCAAACAACTATGCCTTGCATTGCTAGCTATATTGTGTCTAAATTGCAGCGCACCACCGCAACGTAATTGTAAGGATTTTAAAACGGGAGAGTTTTCATTTACGAGCGTTATTGACGGTGAAAAAAAACAAACAACTTTTTCTAGAACAGAAGAGATTGAAATTGATTATTTTGAAGGAAAAAAAGACACATCTTCCATCAGATGGATAAATGATTGCGAGTATGTCCTGAAAAATATCAATCCCAAGAGTAAGGCAGAGGAAAAGTCCATACACATTAAAATATTGACAACCTCAGATTCTTCTTATACATTTGAATACAATGCCATTGGCGACAAACGTAGATTTAAAGGAACTGCATTTAAAACAAACTGA
- a CDS encoding helix-turn-helix transcriptional regulator translates to MSEQIKERIKIIIDHYGLTVSIFADNIGVQRSSISHILSGRNKPSLDFVMKVIQTYPSVNLYWLLNGKGHFPAKEESKENSPTPNPSMTTNTDSKNKIPKISPLKDNILEPVKIVMFYANGTFEAFEVKK, encoded by the coding sequence GTGAGTGAACAAATTAAAGAACGTATTAAGATAATTATTGACCATTATGGTCTAACGGTTTCTATATTTGCAGATAATATTGGGGTTCAGCGTTCGAGTATTTCCCATATTCTAAGTGGTAGAAACAAACCTAGTTTGGATTTTGTGATGAAAGTTATCCAAACGTATCCATCAGTAAATCTCTATTGGCTATTGAACGGTAAAGGACATTTTCCTGCCAAGGAGGAATCAAAGGAAAATTCCCCTACCCCAAATCCCTCCATGACAACCAATACCGATTCAAAAAATAAAATTCCAAAAATTTCACCACTAAAGGACAATATTCTAGAGCCCGTTAAAATTGTGATGTTCTATGCAAACGGAACTTTTGAGGCATTTGAGGTAAAAAAATAA
- a CDS encoding M14 family metallopeptidase, translating into MIAHLLHKEKSVKGRYVNLDKLQKEWMDGLDMSLIKYEGRSVLGENIFSVQLGFGKRRVLIWSQMHGNESTTTKAVLDAINFLKSDEILAKSILTNCTLLIIPILNPDGAKAYTRNNANNVDLNRDAKLRSQPESKILNKLFSDFKPDFCFNLHDQRTLFSVGNTNKSATVSFLSPSTNLERSVDKTRSIAMKIIVAMNELLQKKIPGQVGRYDDGFNDNCVGDFFQMQGVPTILIEAGHFPEDYQREKTRELIFLTIIDALKIIATDSIDNFKTADYFQIPENKKQFFDILIANPKVINQNLMEKDRIGIRFKEVLNNNTIVFQPELTSVGHLEGFFGHQTFDCTLTEDYQRLTKRPDILNLILSAKD; encoded by the coding sequence ATGATAGCGCACTTATTACACAAAGAAAAATCAGTTAAAGGCCGATATGTAAATCTCGACAAACTTCAAAAAGAATGGATGGATGGATTGGATATGTCGCTTATCAAATATGAAGGGCGTTCTGTGCTTGGTGAAAACATATTCTCGGTCCAACTTGGTTTTGGGAAAAGGCGTGTATTGATTTGGTCCCAAATGCACGGGAATGAATCCACAACGACAAAAGCAGTACTGGACGCAATAAACTTTTTGAAGAGTGATGAAATTTTGGCAAAATCAATCTTGACCAATTGTACATTATTGATAATACCAATCCTTAATCCCGATGGCGCAAAAGCATATACAAGGAATAATGCAAATAACGTGGATTTAAACAGGGATGCAAAACTGCGATCACAGCCTGAAAGCAAAATATTAAACAAGCTTTTTAGCGATTTTAAACCTGACTTTTGCTTTAACCTCCATGATCAACGAACGCTTTTTTCTGTCGGCAACACAAATAAATCCGCAACGGTATCCTTTTTGTCACCTTCCACCAATTTAGAACGCAGTGTTGATAAGACAAGATCTATAGCAATGAAAATAATTGTTGCGATGAACGAATTACTACAGAAAAAGATTCCAGGGCAGGTGGGAAGGTATGATGACGGCTTCAACGATAATTGTGTTGGGGATTTTTTTCAGATGCAGGGGGTGCCCACCATACTTATTGAAGCTGGACATTTTCCAGAAGATTACCAAAGAGAAAAAACACGGGAACTTATTTTCTTGACTATTATAGACGCTTTGAAGATTATTGCCACCGACAGTATCGACAATTTCAAGACAGCGGATTATTTCCAAATTCCAGAAAACAAAAAACAATTTTTTGATATCTTAATAGCAAATCCCAAGGTAATCAACCAAAATTTAATGGAAAAAGATAGAATTGGCATAAGATTTAAAGAAGTTTTGAATAACAACACCATTGTTTTTCAACCAGAACTAACCTCAGTAGGTCATTTAGAAGGTTTCTTTGGTCATCAGACATTTGATTGTACGCTAACGGAAGATTATCAAAGGTTAACCAAACGTCCGGATATCTTAAATTTAATCCTTTCTGCGAAGGATTAG
- a CDS encoding Lrp/AsnC family transcriptional regulator → MSKVKLDEIDHQILDMLIDNTRTPFTDIAKKLLISAGTVHVRVKKMEESGIIKGSSLTLDYVKLGYSFIAYVGIFLEKTHQTKFVLERLNQIPYVTVAHITTGKFNIFCKIRAKDTTHAKNIIFKIDDIDGISRTETMISLEESINDKKRLMHTIFNEL, encoded by the coding sequence ATGAGTAAAGTAAAACTTGACGAAATAGATCACCAAATATTGGATATGTTGATTGACAATACCCGAACTCCATTCACGGATATTGCCAAAAAACTATTGATTTCCGCTGGAACTGTCCATGTTAGGGTAAAGAAAATGGAAGAATCGGGAATCATAAAAGGTTCTTCACTAACCTTGGACTATGTTAAACTGGGATATTCTTTCATAGCGTATGTTGGTATTTTTCTTGAAAAGACCCACCAAACTAAGTTTGTTTTAGAGCGTTTAAATCAAATTCCTTACGTTACCGTTGCACATATTACAACAGGAAAGTTCAATATCTTCTGTAAAATCAGGGCCAAGGACACTACACATGCCAAAAATATAATCTTCAAAATAGATGATATAGATGGTATTAGCAGAACGGAAACCATGATTTCATTGGAAGAAAGCATCAACGACAAAAAACGTTTAATGCATACAATTTTTAATGAACTTTAA
- a CDS encoding DinB family protein, translated as MLRSDLSTSEYNSYYHNYILALPDVALMDELKDGKEQLLSFVGTIPNERLNYAYAVGKWTVAQVLMHIVDAERIFQYRALRFARNDKTPLVGFEQDNFVLESTADIRTKKEILNEYRTVREATISLFASFDDIVLKRMGTASGSGMSVRAMGFIICGHQTHHLKIIGERYL; from the coding sequence TTGCTACGGTCAGATTTATCAACCTCTGAATACAATTCGTATTATCATAATTATATTCTTGCTTTGCCAGATGTAGCCCTTATGGATGAGCTAAAAGATGGTAAAGAGCAACTTTTATCTTTTGTTGGGACAATTCCAAATGAACGATTAAATTATGCTTATGCTGTTGGGAAATGGACTGTTGCCCAAGTATTGATGCATATTGTAGATGCGGAAAGAATATTTCAATATAGAGCATTACGTTTTGCAAGGAACGACAAAACTCCATTGGTAGGATTTGAACAGGACAATTTTGTTTTGGAATCTACGGCAGATATACGAACGAAAAAAGAAATACTAAATGAGTACCGTACAGTTCGCGAAGCCACTATTTCGCTATTTGCCTCCTTTGATGACATTGTATTAAAGCGAATGGGAACAGCCAGTGGTTCTGGAATGAGTGTAAGGGCAATGGGGTTTATTATATGTGGCCACCAGACCCATCATCTAAAGATAATCGGCGAACGCTATTTATAA
- the aroB gene encoding 3-dehydroquinate synthase: MESIKSHSYEVHLKELAEAALKQHIAKNDYSQVFVLVDENTKKYCYPVFLKKMDSEVGCVLEIPSGEIHKNIATCTELWEQLSKNDGDRKSLLINLGGGVLTDLGGFVASTFKRGIDFINVPTTLLSMVDASIGGKTGVDLGALKNQIGVINQPQMVLIFPEFLQTLEIRQVKSGYAEMLKHGLIKDEEYWTALKDEKNFTDSKCIKKSISIKNEVVLQDPTEQGIRKILNFGHTLGHAIESYFLDNPNKITLLHGEAIAIGMILEGYLSHELKGLSKLSLQEIKEVFLKHFNRVILDEEDIVSIIELLKYDKKNSHGDVNFVLLQTIGKAVTDVKVPDNLLHKAFAYYKEQ, encoded by the coding sequence ATGGAATCCATTAAATCCCATTCGTACGAAGTACATCTCAAAGAACTGGCGGAAGCTGCTCTTAAACAGCATATTGCGAAAAATGATTATTCCCAAGTTTTTGTTTTAGTAGATGAAAACACAAAAAAATATTGTTATCCTGTCTTCCTGAAAAAGATGGATAGTGAAGTAGGCTGTGTTTTGGAAATCCCATCTGGTGAAATACATAAAAATATTGCTACCTGCACGGAACTCTGGGAACAGTTATCCAAAAACGATGGGGACAGAAAAAGCCTCTTGATAAATTTGGGAGGTGGTGTCTTGACCGATTTGGGGGGCTTTGTAGCCTCTACGTTTAAAAGGGGCATAGATTTTATAAATGTCCCCACTACCCTACTCTCAATGGTAGATGCATCCATTGGTGGTAAAACAGGCGTTGATCTAGGGGCACTTAAAAATCAGATAGGGGTCATCAACCAACCGCAGATGGTACTAATTTTTCCAGAATTTTTACAAACACTTGAAATTAGACAGGTAAAGAGCGGATATGCAGAAATGTTGAAGCATGGGCTTATCAAAGATGAAGAATATTGGACGGCCCTGAAAGATGAAAAGAATTTTACCGATTCAAAATGCATCAAAAAATCCATTTCCATAAAAAACGAAGTAGTATTACAGGACCCGACCGAGCAAGGAATAAGAAAAATCCTGAATTTTGGCCATACACTGGGGCATGCCATAGAATCCTATTTTCTGGACAACCCCAATAAGATAACTTTACTGCATGGAGAGGCCATAGCCATAGGAATGATATTAGAAGGATATCTTTCCCATGAATTAAAAGGGTTGTCCAAATTATCCTTACAAGAAATAAAAGAGGTTTTTTTAAAACATTTTAACCGTGTTATCTTGGATGAAGAAGATATAGTCAGCATTATTGAGCTTTTGAAATATGACAAAAAGAATTCGCATGGCGATGTCAACTTTGTGTTGCTCCAGACGATTGGAAAAGCTGTTACCGATGTGAAAGTTCCGGACAATCTCCTTCATAAAGCTTTTGCATACTACAAAGAACAATAG
- a CDS encoding proline dehydrogenase family protein has product MLPDFENTAIAFELKTDSQLERAYFLFKMIANEPLVRIGTAVTNFAIKAHLPVEGLIRATVFDHFCGGVNEEDCMSIIDTLYKKGVCSILDYSVEGKKIENQFDFTLGKVLEVLDFVKKKEAIPFAVFKPTGFGRFGLYEKVSLGEDLNEDESAEWNRIVNRYDQVCKKAHDLDVALLIDAEESWMQDAADAIATQMMNKYNQEKVVVFNTIQMYRWDRMDYLKTLHETAVKQNFKIGLKVVRGAYMEKENERAEEYNYQSPICNSKNATDENFNAAISYMMMHLDRISIFAGTHNEESCLKLISQMSDASIKTSDNGIWFGQLYGMSDHITFNLTAAGYNAAKYIPYGPVKDVMPYLIRRAEENTSVAGQTTRELDLIKKERKRREEK; this is encoded by the coding sequence ATGCTTCCTGATTTTGAGAATACCGCAATTGCCTTTGAGCTAAAAACAGATTCGCAGCTAGAAAGGGCTTATTTTCTTTTTAAAATGATTGCCAATGAGCCTTTGGTGAGAATAGGCACGGCGGTTACCAATTTTGCCATAAAGGCGCATTTACCAGTGGAAGGTCTTATAAGGGCCACTGTTTTTGACCATTTTTGCGGAGGGGTTAACGAAGAGGATTGTATGTCCATAATCGATACCTTGTACAAAAAAGGCGTATGCTCCATTCTGGACTATTCGGTGGAAGGCAAGAAAATTGAAAACCAGTTCGATTTTACCTTGGGAAAGGTTTTGGAAGTACTTGATTTTGTAAAGAAAAAGGAGGCAATCCCCTTTGCTGTTTTTAAGCCCACGGGGTTTGGACGTTTTGGTCTATACGAAAAGGTCAGTTTGGGCGAGGATTTAAATGAAGATGAATCTGCAGAATGGAACAGGATTGTAAATAGATATGACCAAGTCTGCAAAAAAGCCCATGATTTGGATGTGGCATTATTGATAGATGCTGAAGAAAGCTGGATGCAAGATGCCGCAGATGCCATTGCCACGCAAATGATGAATAAATACAACCAAGAAAAAGTTGTTGTTTTCAATACGATACAGATGTACCGTTGGGATAGAATGGATTATCTCAAAACCTTGCACGAAACTGCTGTAAAGCAAAATTTTAAAATCGGTCTAAAGGTGGTACGAGGTGCATATATGGAAAAGGAAAACGAAAGAGCTGAAGAATACAATTATCAGAGCCCCATCTGTAACTCCAAAAATGCAACTGATGAAAATTTTAATGCGGCAATTTCCTATATGATGATGCATCTGGATAGGATTTCCATTTTTGCAGGAACCCATAATGAAGAAAGCTGTTTAAAACTTATCTCGCAAATGAGCGATGCATCCATTAAAACTTCTGATAATGGTATCTGGTTTGGACAACTTTATGGAATGAGTGATCACATTACATTCAATCTTACCGCAGCGGGCTACAATGCAGCAAAATATATTCCTTACGGCCCGGTAAAAGATGTAATGCCCTATTTGATCAGGAGAGCCGAGGAAAACACCTCTGTTGCAGGACAAACGACTCGTGAACTGGACTTGATAAAAAAAGAAAGAAAGCGGAGAGAGGAGAAATAA
- a CDS encoding DUF4258 domain-containing protein, whose protein sequence is MAFLKRLGWYLVGLSIGIVFLVFFLKKKSGENGIDFCYFPNCRVLKDMRSKPLVFSDNVGKTSKDSLLIKSFLRDGNIDFGNSDTKTKPCKTYLIESEIDGRDWVLTAKNCNDKVIIEKIKRKD, encoded by the coding sequence ATGGCATTTTTAAAGCGTTTGGGATGGTACCTGGTAGGGCTATCCATTGGAATTGTATTTCTTGTATTTTTTCTAAAGAAAAAATCAGGGGAGAACGGTATTGACTTTTGTTACTTTCCCAATTGTAGGGTATTAAAGGATATGCGTTCCAAGCCATTGGTATTTTCTGATAACGTTGGAAAAACTAGCAAGGACTCACTTTTGATCAAATCATTTTTAAGGGATGGAAATATAGATTTTGGCAATAGCGATACGAAGACCAAGCCCTGTAAGACGTATTTGATTGAATCAGAAATTGATGGTAGGGATTGGGTTTTAACCGCCAAGAACTGTAATGATAAAGTAATCATCGAAAAAATCAAACGTAAGGATTAA
- a CDS encoding alanine dehydrogenase produces the protein MNQPSSPFSKQQLLPQEETLEILKQKGELFIGIPKENQYQEKRICLTPDAVNAITANGHRVLIESGAGDGANFSDTDYTNAGAEITRDTKKVFSCPLILKVEPPTLSEIDLINPQTIIISALQIKTQSKKYFENLAKKRLTAIAFEYIRDEDGKYPAVRSLSEIAGISSILIASELMAITNKGNGLMFGNISGVPPVEVVIIGAGTVGEFAARSALGLGANIKIFDNSITKLRNIQTNLNQTVYTSTVQPKNLLKALKRCDVAIGATRGEDRSPVVVSSTMVENMKKGAVIIDVSIDMGGCFETSELTTHAKPTIEKFNVTHYGVPNIPSRYPRTSSISISNIFTPYLLKIGEDGGLEHSLRFDKGLRNGLYMYHGILTNKSVGDWFGLTYNDINFLIF, from the coding sequence ATGAATCAACCATCCTCTCCCTTCAGCAAACAGCAACTACTACCGCAAGAGGAAACGTTGGAAATTCTAAAACAAAAAGGGGAACTTTTTATAGGTATTCCAAAGGAGAACCAATATCAGGAAAAACGGATTTGCCTTACCCCGGATGCAGTAAATGCCATTACGGCCAATGGACATCGAGTCCTTATCGAATCCGGCGCTGGGGACGGTGCCAACTTTTCAGATACTGATTATACGAATGCAGGAGCGGAGATTACCAGGGATACCAAAAAGGTTTTTTCCTGTCCGTTGATACTAAAAGTGGAGCCCCCTACCCTTTCGGAAATTGACCTAATAAACCCGCAAACCATCATAATTTCTGCTTTGCAGATCAAAACACAATCCAAAAAATACTTTGAGAACCTGGCAAAAAAACGCCTAACGGCCATAGCTTTTGAATACATAAGGGATGAGGACGGAAAGTACCCTGCGGTTCGTTCCCTGAGCGAAATTGCGGGAATTTCCTCAATTTTAATAGCTTCGGAATTAATGGCGATTACCAATAAGGGAAATGGATTGATGTTCGGCAATATTAGCGGCGTTCCCCCTGTAGAAGTTGTAATCATTGGGGCGGGTACCGTTGGTGAATTTGCTGCCCGTTCCGCTTTGGGACTTGGCGCCAATATTAAAATATTTGATAACTCCATTACCAAGCTACGGAACATTCAGACCAACCTTAACCAAACAGTTTATACATCCACGGTTCAGCCTAAAAATCTTTTGAAGGCATTAAAGCGATGCGATGTCGCAATCGGTGCAACAAGAGGAGAGGACCGCTCTCCCGTTGTAGTATCCAGCACCATGGTGGAAAACATGAAAAAAGGGGCCGTTATTATCGATGTCAGTATCGATATGGGCGGATGTTTTGAAACTTCGGAATTAACAACACATGCAAAACCGACTATTGAAAAATTTAACGTGACCCATTACGGCGTTCCTAACATACCCTCCAGATATCCCAGAACCTCTTCCATATCCATCAGTAATATTTTTACGCCCTATCTTTTAAAAATTGGTGAAGATGGCGGTCTGGAGCATTCCCTTCGTTTTGACAAAGGGCTGCGCAACGGCCTTTACATGTACCATGGTATTTTGACCAATAAATCCGTCGGGGATTGGTTCGGTTTAACGTACAACGATATTAATTTTCTTATTTTTTAA
- the tsaE gene encoding tRNA (adenosine(37)-N6)-threonylcarbamoyltransferase complex ATPase subunit type 1 TsaE — MKITFTIDELQRIAKKILSDTDSKTICFYGEMGAGKTTLIKALVKELKGSDIASSPTFGLVNEYHDKQGNPLAYHFDFYRIQSETEALDIGLEDYLNSEAWLFMEWPEKISSLLPENTASIQLQLIDEKTRSVEYSGS; from the coding sequence TTGAAAATAACATTCACTATAGATGAATTACAGCGCATAGCCAAAAAAATTCTATCAGATACCGATAGCAAGACAATTTGCTTTTATGGAGAAATGGGCGCTGGTAAAACTACCTTGATAAAAGCTTTGGTAAAAGAATTGAAAGGCAGCGATATTGCCAGCAGTCCAACATTTGGTTTGGTAAACGAATACCATGACAAACAAGGGAATCCACTGGCCTATCATTTTGATTTTTATAGAATCCAAAGTGAAACGGAAGCACTTGATATTGGATTGGAGGATTACCTAAATTCAGAGGCATGGCTTTTTATGGAATGGCCAGAAAAAATAAGTTCCCTTTTGCCAGAAAATACTGCATCCATACAATTACAGCTTATCGATGAAAAGACCCGTTCAGTCGAATATAGTGGTTCATAA
- a CDS encoding PglZ domain-containing protein, with the protein MNKITILWVDDEIDLLKPHILFLEKKNYKVVTSQSGQDALEEIKNTFFDIVFLDENMPGISGLETLTEIKKYDASIPVVMITKSEEEFIMDEAIGSKIADYLIKPVNPNQILLSLKKSLDNSRLVSEKTTSNYQQEFRKIAMDLSMVNSHEEWADLYKKLIYWEMQLEEIEDSGMFEILESQKVEANAQFSKFVDKNYSDWFQDNDGPVMSHTLFRKKIQPELEGNKTLLIVIDNLRYDQWLAFEETLSIHYKKKHEASYYSILPTATQYARNAIFSGLMPLDMEKQHPNWWKNDTDEGGKNLFEAEFLGAQLKRLGLDLKWEYHKISNLRQGKHLAQNFKSQKDNDLTVLVYNFVDMLSHSKTEMEVIKELASNDKAYRSLTLSWFKNSPLLEIIQQAQDMGMKLILTTDHGTINVKQPSKVIGDRETSLNLRYKTGRSLTYEKKDVLEAKDPQNVHLPNINLSSCFIFAKNDLFFAYPNNYNHYVGYYRNTYQHGGVSLEEIIVPFIVLDAK; encoded by the coding sequence ATGAACAAGATAACAATTCTGTGGGTCGATGACGAGATCGACCTCTTAAAACCCCATATTCTATTTCTTGAGAAAAAAAACTACAAGGTAGTAACGAGCCAAAGTGGGCAAGATGCACTTGAGGAGATAAAAAATACTTTTTTTGATATAGTTTTTTTAGACGAAAATATGCCCGGTATTTCTGGTCTTGAAACCTTGACCGAGATAAAGAAATATGATGCTTCCATACCTGTTGTAATGATTACAAAAAGTGAGGAAGAATTTATAATGGACGAAGCCATAGGCTCTAAAATTGCAGATTATTTAATAAAACCTGTTAATCCCAATCAAATACTGCTATCCCTAAAAAAGAGTCTGGACAACTCAAGATTGGTTTCAGAGAAAACAACTTCCAATTACCAACAAGAGTTCCGAAAAATAGCTATGGATTTATCCATGGTAAATAGCCACGAAGAGTGGGCCGATCTATATAAAAAACTCATTTACTGGGAAATGCAACTCGAAGAGATAGAAGATTCAGGGATGTTCGAGATTTTGGAATCCCAAAAAGTAGAGGCAAATGCTCAATTCAGCAAGTTTGTGGATAAAAATTATAGCGATTGGTTTCAAGATAATGATGGCCCTGTAATGTCCCATACACTATTTAGAAAAAAAATTCAACCGGAACTGGAGGGAAACAAGACCTTATTAATCGTTATAGATAATTTACGCTATGACCAATGGTTGGCATTTGAAGAAACACTTTCGATTCATTACAAGAAAAAGCACGAAGCTTCATATTACAGCATTCTACCAACAGCTACCCAATATGCAAGAAATGCCATATTTTCTGGATTAATGCCTTTGGATATGGAGAAACAACACCCAAATTGGTGGAAAAACGACACGGACGAAGGAGGAAAGAATTTATTTGAGGCCGAATTCCTGGGCGCGCAATTAAAAAGGCTAGGATTAGATCTAAAATGGGAATATCATAAAATAAGTAATTTACGACAAGGAAAACATCTTGCCCAGAACTTTAAATCCCAAAAGGACAATGATTTAACCGTATTGGTCTACAATTTTGTTGATATGCTCTCACACTCCAAGACCGAGATGGAGGTCATCAAAGAATTGGCTTCTAACGATAAAGCCTATCGTTCCTTGACATTGAGTTGGTTTAAAAATTCGCCCTTATTGGAAATTATTCAGCAAGCACAGGATATGGGTATGAAATTGATATTAACGACCGATCACGGGACCATTAATGTAAAGCAACCCTCCAAGGTAATCGGGGATCGAGAAACCAGTCTTAATTTAAGGTATAAAACGGGGAGGAGCCTTACTTATGAAAAAAAAGATGTTTTGGAAGCTAAAGACCCCCAAAATGTGCATTTGCCAAACATAAATCTTAGCAGTTGCTTTATTTTTGCCAAGAATGATTTATTTTTCGCATATCCCAACAACTATAACCACTATGTTGGGTATTACAGGAATACGTACCAGCATGGAGGTGTTTCGCTCGAAGAGATCATTGTTCCCTTTATAGTTCTGGACGCAAAATAG
- a CDS encoding HD domain-containing protein: MVLTNKLKVFNDPIYGFIGTPNELIFSLIAHPFFQRLRRISQMGMSYLVYPGAHHTRFHHALGSMHLMTKAIQVLKWKEIPITDDEETGLLCAILLHDIGHGPFSHALEGFIINDLNHERLSLEFMIDLNTKFEGRLETAISIFKGEYHKPFMNQLVSSQLDMDRLDYLKRDSFYSGVTEGNINSERLISMLNVVDGNLVLEEKGIYAVEKFLMARRFMYWQVYLHKTSLAAEQILVRIMRRARELISMKQELEGTDAFLFFLKQDETISFGPQILEKFSRLDDIDILSAIKSWQFHSDFVLSKLCKMILNRELLNVKIKNRTIEPDKILLKLKKVADFYAISNKEASYFVFKGEISNKAYNNDEQAINILKKNGKVTDVLKESDQLSLKALSKTVTKYYSCYPKETV; this comes from the coding sequence TTGGTCTTAACCAACAAGCTTAAAGTCTTCAACGATCCAATTTACGGTTTTATTGGAACTCCAAACGAACTTATTTTTAGTCTTATAGCCCATCCTTTTTTTCAAAGACTCCGCAGGATTTCGCAAATGGGGATGTCCTATCTGGTTTACCCCGGTGCGCACCATACAAGATTTCATCATGCATTGGGCAGCATGCATTTGATGACAAAGGCAATTCAGGTGCTAAAATGGAAAGAAATTCCTATTACAGATGATGAAGAAACGGGTTTGCTTTGTGCAATTCTATTGCACGATATTGGTCATGGTCCTTTTTCCCATGCACTTGAAGGCTTTATAATAAACGATTTAAACCATGAGCGGCTCTCATTGGAATTCATGATCGACCTCAATACAAAATTTGAAGGACGTCTAGAAACCGCTATCTCAATTTTTAAGGGGGAGTACCATAAACCGTTTATGAATCAATTGGTATCAAGTCAACTGGATATGGATCGATTGGATTATCTAAAAAGGGACAGTTTTTATTCCGGGGTAACGGAAGGCAACATCAACTCTGAAAGGCTTATTTCCATGCTCAATGTTGTAGACGGCAATTTAGTTTTGGAAGAAAAAGGAATCTATGCGGTCGAAAAATTCTTGATGGCAAGGAGATTTATGTATTGGCAAGTTTATTTGCATAAAACAAGTCTTGCTGCAGAACAGATATTGGTTCGAATCATGCGGAGAGCACGGGAACTCATATCAATGAAGCAAGAATTGGAAGGAACTGATGCTTTCCTATTCTTTTTAAAACAGGATGAAACCATTTCTTTTGGCCCACAAATACTTGAAAAGTTTTCTAGGTTGGATGACATCGATATTTTAAGCGCCATTAAATCTTGGCAATTCCATAGCGATTTTGTTCTTTCCAAGTTGTGCAAAATGATCTTGAATAGAGAGTTATTGAATGTTAAAATAAAGAACAGGACCATAGAGCCTGATAAAATCCTTTTAAAACTCAAAAAAGTAGCGGATTTCTATGCTATTTCGAACAAAGAAGCATCATACTTTGTTTTTAAAGGAGAAATATCAAACAAAGCGTATAATAATGACGAACAAGCTATAAACATCCTTAAAAAAAACGGCAAGGTAACGGATGTTCTCAAAGAATCTGACCAACTGAGTTTAAAGGCACTGTCCAAAACAGTCACGAAATATTATAGCTGCTACCCAAAAGAAACCGTTTAA